GTTATTACCAAATCATAAATCAAGTTTTGACCCTTTCATTGTTTTAGCAGCACTTGAACATAAAGATAAGAAATTAATGGGTAAAAATAGAATTCCTACATTTATTGCCAAAATTGAATTAAAAAGAAGAAAAATTATCAAATCAATCCTTGAAATATTAGATACTTTTTTCATTAATCGTAGCAATATTCGCCAGTCAATAAAAACATTAGATGAATTTGGCGAATTTGTAAAAACCAATAAAACATCAGGAGTTATTTTCCCGGAAGGCACAAGAATTAACGAAGAGTCATTAGGTGAATTCAAAGCTGGTGCACTAAGAGTTGCTAAAAAATATTATTTACCTATAGTTCCAGTAGCAATAAGCGACACAAGACAAGTTTTAAACAAAAACAGATGTAAAAAAATAAAAGTTAAAATCGAATTTTTAAAACCTATTAAGCAAAACGAATTTATAACAATGGATAACCATGTTGTTTTAAATAAAGTTAAAAAACAAATTGAAGAGAGATTATTAAATGGATAATTTATACATTAATGACAACAAAAAATTCGACATAAAAATTGAAAACTTTGATGGGCCCCTTGATTTGCTTTTAAGTCTTGTTCAAGATAAGCACAAAGATATCATGGACATCGATGTTGCTCAGTTGGCTAGCGCATATTTATCAATTATTCAAGATTTGCAAGATCACGAAATTGATTTAGCAAGCGAATATTTGGTTATGGCAGCAACCTTACTTGCTTTAAAAACCAAAATGATTCTTTATACCCCTGATGAAAAACCAGAAATTGAAGAAGACAAAAGGGAAATTTTAAGAAGACTTTACGAATATCAACAATTTAAAGAAGTTTCTAAAGCTTTGCGTGAACGCGAAGAATCCAGAAAAGAAATTTTCATTAAATCTCCGAGCGATATTGAAGAATTTTTAATTGATGATGACAAAACACAACTTGACGGTCATTCAAATCCATTAAAATTAATAACAATTTTAAGAAAAATGTTTGAGCGAACTTATGCTCAAAAGTTAAGAAAAACCAAATTAGACCACTTTCAATTAACACCACAAGATCAAATACCTTTTATACTTGATCTATTCAAAAAATACAATGAAGTTACATTCGAAATGATTTTTTCACAACCTTCAATGGATCACTTTGTAATTACTTTTATCGCAATTTTAGTACTAGTTAAATCTCAAAAAATTGTTCTAGAACAAAAAGAACAATTTGGCACAATAACATTCAAAAAAGGACCTGATTATGAAAAATAATATTTTAGAAGCTCTACTTTATGTTCAAGGTGATGAAGGATTAAATCTTGAACAAGTTAAAGAAATTTTCAATCTAAATACAGTTCAAGAAGCAAAAAAAGTTATGAATGACTTCACAAAAGACTACAATAATCGAGATGGTGCTTTAAAAGTTGTAATTTTCAATGAAGTTTACAAGCTAGCAACAAGAGAAACATACAAAGACTACATAACAAAACTAGTTCAAGTTGTCAAAAAACATCGTTTATCTAACGCCGCTATTGAGGTGGCTGGTATTGTTGCATACAAACAACCAGTTACTCGTTCAATGGTTAATAACATTCGTGGTGTTGCAAGTGAACAAGTTATGAACACTTTGCTTGCAAAAGGAGTTATTGAGGAAGTTGGAATTAGCCCCACTCCAGGGAACCCCGTTTTATACGGAATAACAAACAAATTTTATGATTATTTCAGAATTAGAACAATGGGCGATTTACCAAAATTGACAGAGTTTAACTATATTGATGGTGTAGAATCAGAAAACGAAGACGAATTTAACTTCTTTGACTCACAAAGATCAGATAATTAATAGTGGTTTTTACCACTATTTTGCATTATTATGACCAAAAATACATATATTGCATCAGAAAATGATGAGGGTCGCAAGCTAATTAAATTCATAACTTCGATCTATAAAAAAACACCAAACTCAATCATTTACAAAACATTTCGCAAAGGCAACATAAAAATAAACTCTAAAAAAACCAAGGATCCAAACTATCTTATAAAAAATGGAGACGTTATTGATGTATATGGCATTGACCAAAATGACATATTTTTAATTGAAAAAGTAAAAAACACTCACTCATTCGACATTGTTTATGAGGATGAAAATGTACTTTTAATCAATAAAGAAGAAGGTGTGCAGGTTCACTCTTCCCATAACTCATTAGATAGCCAAGTTTATTCATATTTGAATTTTAGCCAAATAAACTCTTTTAAACCTAGCCATGTTGGCAGATTAGACAAGTTAACAAGCGGTTTAATTATTTATGCTAAAAACTACAAGACATTAAAAATGCTGAATGAAAAGCAAAAATATTTAACCAAAATATATAAGTTCATTCCCCAAAATTTCATCGCAGATAATTTATACCAATTCAATTTAAAAAAAAATGAATACGATAAAAAAATGTTTGTTTCAAAAGACGTTGATTCTAAAATATCATCAACAAAAATATGATCAGAAAATAACGAATATTTTGCCCAAATTTTAACTGGAAGAAAGCACCAAATTCGCGTTACTTGTGCTGCATTAAATGCGCCAATATTGGGCGATACTAAATATGGTGGCAAACCCGCAAAAAGAATGTATCTACATTCATTTAAACTTGTCTTTAATAACTTAACCAACCACCTTGAATACTTAAATAAAAAAGAATTTATAGCACTGCCAAAAAATTGAAAGGATAGCCATGAAGTCAATAGATAAAGAAAAATTATTCAGCATAGTTAAACGTCTAATGATTGAACCTAGCGAACAAGTAATAGACCAAATATTGCTTGAATGAGAACAAATTCAACAACAAATGAAAATTATGAATAAAATTGATACATCAAATATTGAGCCTCTTACTCACATTAATGAAACTCCATTAATTGATTTTTTGCGCGAAGATGTTGAAGATAATTCATTTTCAATTTCCAAACAACAAATACTTGAAAATGCTCCTGAAAAAGATGATAATTACATAATTACAACAAGGGTGGTTAAATAATGAATCTAATTGTTAAAGGAAATTTTGAAAACGCAAAAAATGAATTAAAAAATGATAAAAATAATTCAGTTGCTTTTGTTTATGAACAGGCAAAAAAAGTTGGCGATGGATTGTTAAATAATGCTGTTTTTACAATAAAAGACATTTTTGCAACAAACGACGCAGCAACAACTGCATCTAGCTTAATTTTAGAGGGATTTAAGCCAGGTTATAATGCAACTTGTGTTCAAAAATTAATTGATGCAGGGGCATTGCCAGTGGCAAAAGTTTATAATGATGAACTTGCTCTCGGGGGAACAGGTACTTTTAGTGCTTTTGGATTAATAAGAAATGTTAACGATAATGAAAGATTGGCCGGGGGTTCATCTTCAGGTTCAACAACAACACTAACTAAAAATATTTCTTTTGCTTTGGCATCTGATACAGGTGATTCAGTAAGGCTACCTGCTTCATACAATTCGCAAGTTGGCTTTAAACCTAGTTATGGAGCAATTAGTAGATATGGAATGTTTGCGTATGCATCAAGTTTGGATACTGTAAGTTATTTCGCTCATAATGTTAATGATATCGCTGTAATTTCGCAAGTGCTTTATGGGAAGGATTCAAAAGATTTTACATCTCTAGATATTGAAATAAGCAATATTAACAAAGTGAAACCAAGCAAAATAGCTTTCTTAGATATTGACAGTAATTTATTAGAAAAACAAGTTAGTGAGAAGTATAACGAGTTAATTAAAAACATCCAAAATACTGATATTACAATTGAAAAAGTAAAAGTTAATGAAGATTTACTGATGGCTGTAAAACCAGTATATGACATTATTTCTTATTCAGAAGCATCCTCAAATCTAGCTAATTTAAATGGAATTGCATTTGGTCAACGAAAACAAGGTGACAATTGAGAACAAATAATGACAAACACTCGCAGTCAAGGATTTGGAACAATGGTTCAACGTCGTTTAACATTAGGTAGTTTCTTTCTTTTTTCAGAAAATCAAAAAGAGCTATTTATTAAGGCTCAAAAAGTAAGAAGAGTAATCAAGCAATATTGAGATGAATTAAACTCAAAATATGATTTAGTTATTTATCCAGCAAGCGCAAATATTGCGCCGTTTATTGACTCAACCAAAAATAATTCATATGGATATATGGACTATATTTTGACT
The genomic region above belongs to Mycoplasmopsis bovigenitalium and contains:
- a CDS encoding lysophospholipid acyltransferase family protein gives rise to the protein MSFNLKMIFLWWHFLWCMWSLKSLANRYKRMPEDTPPQLRNDQVLKRAKQLLWYFNVNIEVKGYENLPKGPSLLLPNHKSSFDPFIVLAALEHKDKKLMGKNRIPTFIAKIELKRRKIIKSILEILDTFFINRSNIRQSIKTLDEFGEFVKTNKTSGVIFPEGTRINEESLGEFKAGALRVAKKYYLPIVPVAISDTRQVLNKNRCKKIKVKIEFLKPIKQNEFITMDNHVVLNKVKKQIEERLLNG
- a CDS encoding segregation/condensation protein A, with product MDNLYINDNKKFDIKIENFDGPLDLLLSLVQDKHKDIMDIDVAQLASAYLSIIQDLQDHEIDLASEYLVMAATLLALKTKMILYTPDEKPEIEEDKREILRRLYEYQQFKEVSKALREREESRKEIFIKSPSDIEEFLIDDDKTQLDGHSNPLKLITILRKMFERTYAQKLRKTKLDHFQLTPQDQIPFILDLFKKYNEVTFEMIFSQPSMDHFVITFIAILVLVKSQKIVLEQKEQFGTITFKKGPDYEK
- the scpB gene encoding SMC-Scp complex subunit ScpB, producing the protein MKNNILEALLYVQGDEGLNLEQVKEIFNLNTVQEAKKVMNDFTKDYNNRDGALKVVIFNEVYKLATRETYKDYITKLVQVVKKHRLSNAAIEVAGIVAYKQPVTRSMVNNIRGVASEQVMNTLLAKGVIEEVGISPTPGNPVLYGITNKFYDYFRIRTMGDLPKLTEFNYIDGVESENEDEFNFFDSQRSDN
- a CDS encoding pseudouridine synthase, with protein sequence MTKNTYIASENDEGRKLIKFITSIYKKTPNSIIYKTFRKGNIKINSKKTKDPNYLIKNGDVIDVYGIDQNDIFLIEKVKNTHSFDIVYEDENVLLINKEEGVQVHSSHNSLDSQVYSYLNFSQINSFKPSHVGRLDKLTSGLIIYAKNYKTLKMLNEKQKYLTKIYKFIPQNFIADNLYQFNLKKNEYDKKMFVSKDVDSKISSTKIWSENNEYFAQILTGRKHQIRVTCAALNAPILGDTKYGGKPAKRMYLHSFKLVFNNLTNHLEYLNKKEFIALPKNWKDSHEVNR
- a CDS encoding Asp-tRNA(Asn)/Glu-tRNA(Gln) amidotransferase subunit GatC, with amino-acid sequence MKSIDKEKLFSIVKRLMIEPSEQVIDQILLEWEQIQQQMKIMNKIDTSNIEPLTHINETPLIDFLREDVEDNSFSISKQQILENAPEKDDNYIITTRVVK
- a CDS encoding amidase family protein, with product MNLIVKGNFENAKNELKNDKNNSVAFVYEQAKKVGDGLLNNAVFTIKDIFATNDAATTASSLILEGFKPGYNATCVQKLIDAGALPVAKVYNDELALGGTGTFSAFGLIRNVNDNERLAGGSSSGSTTTLTKNISFALASDTGDSVRLPASYNSQVGFKPSYGAISRYGMFAYASSLDTVSYFAHNVNDIAVISQVLYGKDSKDFTSLDIEISNINKVKPSKIAFLDIDSNLLEKQVSEKYNELIKNIQNTDITIEKVKVNEDLLMAVKPVYDIISYSEASSNLANLNGIAFGQRKQGDNWEQIMTNTRSQGFGTMVQRRLTLGSFFLFSENQKELFIKAQKVRRVIKQYWDELNSKYDLVIYPASANIAPFIDSTKNNSYGYMDYILTASNLAGNPSITMPWIKIKENLGVNIALQSSIYQDQKLLSHALWLEEFLGGNHE